The Vibrio coralliilyticus genome segment CGCCAAAATGGCGCACGGTTGTGCAGTAGTCTGCGCTTTCGTAAACGATGATTTATCCACCCCAGTGCTCGAAGCACTTGCAGAACAAGGCGTAAAGTTAATTGCGATGCGCTGCGCTGGTTTTGATCGCGTTGATCTCAACACTGCAAAACGTCTTGGCATCCAAGTGGTTCGTGTTCCAGCCTATTCTCCAGAATCGGTAGCCGAACATACGGTTGGCCTAATGATGAGCCTGAATCGCCGTTTCCATAAGGCTTATCAACGTACCCGTGATGCCAACTTCTCCTTAGACGGCTTAGTTGGCTTTAACTTTCACGGTAAAACTGTCGGTGTAATTGGTACCGGTAAAATAGGGATTGCTACGATGCGCATCCTGAAGGGACTCGGTATGAATATCCTCTGCTTGGACCCGTTTGAAAACCCACTCGCCATTGAACTTGGGGCAAGCTACTGCTCAAAAGAAGCGCTTTTCCAGAAAAGTGACATCATCACACTCCATTGTCCAATGTCAGAAGAAAACTATCATCTGCTTGATGAAAAAGCTTTTGAGCAAATGAAAGATGGCGTCATGATCATCAATACCAGCCGTGGCGGATTACTTGATGCTGCCGCGGCTATTGAATCTCTTAAAACAGGTCGAATCGGTGCTTTGGGCCTGGATGTATACGAAAACGAGAAAGAACTGTTTTTCCGTGATAAATCCAACGATGTGATTGTCGATGACGTTTTCCGCCGTTTATCGGCGTGTCACAATGTACTGTTTACT includes the following:
- a CDS encoding 2-hydroxyacid dehydrogenase, yielding MLDVAVFSAKSYDEASFTKVNKQYGFALHFHEFQLTKKTAKMAHGCAVVCAFVNDDLSTPVLEALAEQGVKLIAMRCAGFDRVDLNTAKRLGIQVVRVPAYSPESVAEHTVGLMMSLNRRFHKAYQRTRDANFSLDGLVGFNFHGKTVGVIGTGKIGIATMRILKGLGMNILCLDPFENPLAIELGASYCSKEALFQKSDIITLHCPMSEENYHLLDEKAFEQMKDGVMIINTSRGGLLDAAAAIESLKTGRIGALGLDVYENEKELFFRDKSNDVIVDDVFRRLSACHNVLFTGHQAFLTDEALGNIADTTLGNIAAFSEAKRSGNELLEL